The sequence CCCGGCGGTGGCGCTGGTCTCGGTGGGGGCCGGCAACGACTACGGGCATCCGAACCCGGCGCTGATGGCTCGGCTGGCGCGGGACGGGGCGCGCGTCATGCGTACGGATGTGTCCGGCGACCTCGCCGTGCTGCGGCACGGTGGGGGCCTCGCCGTGACCGCCCGCGGGTCGGGCGAAGGCTGACCTCGCCCGCCGCGCCGGATGCCGTGGACAGCCGGCCCGGCCGGGCGGGACCGTGCGGGCGCGGATGCGCGGGGTCTGGGTGGTGCGGAGCCCCGGGGGGGTCGGGTGGCTGCGGATGCCAGGGACCTGGGCTGCGGATGCTCGGGGCCGGGTGGGCGCGGACGGCCAGGGACCTGGGCTGCGGATGCTCGGGGCCGGGTGGGCGCGGACGGCCAGGGCCGGGTGGGCGCGGATGCTCGGGGCCGGGTGGGCGCGGACGGCCAGGGCCGGGTGGGCGCGGATGCTCGGGGCCGGGTGGGCGCGGACGGCCAGGGCCGGGTGGGCGCGGATGCTCGGGGCCGGGTGGGCGCGGACGGCCAGGGCCGGGTGGGCGCGGACGCTCGGGGCCGGGTGGGCGCGGATGCAGGGCACCGGGCGGGGGTGAGGCCAGGGGCCGGGGTGTCGGCTGGCCGCGGACGCCCGAGCGACATGCCCGATTTATGGGTGAGTTTCGGAGTCCTTCCGGATAGAGGGGGGTCGTCGGGCGGTGTCCGGGCCCGGCCGGTGCGGGCGCAGGTCAGCCGGGCAGAACCATGCTCGCCAGCCGATATGTCGGGTTTCGCGTTCAGTGATCGGTTGCCCTGCGCCAGAGAGTGAGCCGCGCCGGACCGTCCGCCGGACGTGCGACGATATCCGGCGTGAACGCCGCGCCACCGCCCTCGTTGCTGCTCGTCCAAGGCGATGAGGAACTTCTCGCCGCCCGTGCTGTCACCGCGGCGGTGGAAGCGGCTCGCGCCGCCGACCCCGGCACCGACGTCCGGGAGTACGAAGCCGGCCAGCTCTCGCCCGGTGAGGTCGCCGAGATGCTCAGCCCGTCGCTGTTCGGCGGACGCCGCGTGCTGGTGCTCCGCAACGGGCAGGACGCGCGCAAGGAGCTGGCCGCCGCCCTGCTGGCGTACGCGAAGAGTCCCGACCCGGACGTCACGCTGATCGTCACCCATCCGGGCGGCGCGAAGGGCAAGGCGTTCGCCGACGGCCTGCAGAAGGCCGGCGCCACCGTGGTGCCCGCCATGAAGCTGAAGAACGACCGGGAGCGCACCGCCTTCGTCCGCGACGAGTTCCGCCGCGCCGGCGGCCGGTGCGACGAGGCGGCCGCGGCCGCGCTGCTCGCGGCGGTGGGCAACGACCTGCGGGAGATCGCGGCGGCCTGCTCACAGCTGCTCGCCGACACCGACGGGAAGGTGACCGAGGCGGTCGTCGCCCGGTACTACCGGGGCCGGGCCGAGGTCAGCGGCTTCACGGTCGCGGACGCGGCCATGGTCGGCGACCTGCCCGGGGCGCTGGAGGCGCTGCGCTGGGCGCTGCACGTGGGCGTCGACCCGGTGCCGATCGCGGACGCGCTGGCCGACGGGGTGCGGACCGTGGCCCGGGTGGCTTCGGCCGGCAAGGGCAATCCGTACCAGCTGGCCAGCACGCTCGGGATGCCGGCCTGGAAGATCCAGCGGGCGCAGGAGCGCAGCCGGGGCTGGACCCCGGACGGCCTGGTCGACGCGATGCGTGCGGCCGCCGACTGCAACGCGGCGGTCAAGGGTGGCGCCGAGGACCGCGGGTTCGCGCTGGAGCGGGCCGTCTTCGCGGTCGCCACGGCGCGGCGCGGGGGAGGCGCCCGATGACCCGCACGGTTCGCTCCCGGCGGGCCGGAGCGGCCCACCAGCCGCTGTACTCCCGGATGCTCCGCCTGCGCCATCTCAGTCCCAGCGGGCTGCTCTGCTTCGTCTTCCTGGAGGGCGCGATCGCGCTCGGCATCCTGCTCGCGCTCGCCGAGCTGGTCAGCTGGTGGGGGGTGCTGGTGCTGCCGCTCGCGGTGGCGGTGATGGTGAAGTTCAACGACCTGGTGGCCGGGTGGCTGGCGCCGCCCGCGGCGGCCGCGGAACCGGTGGCGGCCCGGGTCGCGGTGCAGCGCGGGGAGCGGTACCCGCATCGGCCGCGTGGCGGTGGGCACGCGGCCCCGTGGCCTGCGCCACCGCCGCGGGTGCGGACCCCGGTCGTGACTCCCCCGGTGGACGCGGCGCAGGGACGCTCGACCGCGGTGGTCTGGTTCCCGCCGGAGAACCGGTACGGACCGCCGGACCGCGGCGCCGAGCCCGCCCTGGACAGCCCGGATGAGCGGGCCGAGGCCTACGACGGCCGCGACGAGTGGACCGGCGGCGCCCCCGGTGGCCGGTGGGTCGAGAGCGCTCAGGACGACCGGCAGGAGTGGGTCGAAAGCACCCACGGCACCCGGGGTGAGTGGGCCGAGAACGGGCAGGGTGGCCGGGAGGACTGGCCCGAGAACGGGCAGGGTGGCCGGGACGAGTGGCCCGAGGGCGCGCGGGGCGACCGGGAGGACTGGCCCGAGAACGGGCAGGGTGGCCAAGACGAATGGGCCGGCGACGCCCGAGCCGGCCAGGACGGGTGGACCGGGACCCCGCAGGAGAGCCGGGACGACTGGGTGGAGAGTCCGCCTGGCGGCCGGCCGGAGTGGACCGGGAGCCCGCCCGGTGGCCGGGACGGGTGGACCCAGGGCGCTTACGGCGGTCGCGGCGGGTGGGCCGAGGACGGCACGAGCGGACGGGCCGAACCGGGCTGGGGCGGGGCGGCGCAGGCCGCCGTCCAGGGCGGCGGTGTGGCCAGCGCCGAGGCGGTCCGGGGCGAGGCGCCGCACGGGCGGTTCGCCGGGGCCGAGCAGGCGGGCACGCCGCCGATGAACACCGCGCCGGTACGCCGCCCGTGGGCCGACGAGGTCGACGTGCGGCAGCAGATGGCGCGACAGTCCGCGGCGCGGCGGTACGAGTAGCGCCCCCCGAACCTCCAGCGGGCCCCGTGCGGACAGCCGTGCGGGGCCCGCTGCCGTCTGCCCCGCCGCGCCCGGCGGCCCCGGTGGGATGCCACGATCGCCCGCGCCCGGCGGCCCCGGTGGGATGCCACGATCGCCCGCGCCCGGCGGGCCGATGGGGTGTCGCGATCATCCGCGCACGGCGGCGCCGATGGGGTGCCACGATCGCCGGGGCGCGTGACCGCGGGTGGGAGTGGTAGGGCGTACCCCGGAGAAACGAACCGGGCACCGCGGGAACCGTGACGGTCCCGCGATGCCCGGGTGTGGTTCGTTCTGCCCGCCCGCCGGCGGGCGGAGCCAGCGACCGCTACCGTGCGGCCGCCGATCTGATCCGAAAGAGGATCAGGCGGACAGCGAGGCGATCTTCTTGGCGATGGCCGACTTGCGGTTGGCCGCCTGGTTCTTGTGGATGACGCCCTTGCTGACAGCCTTGTCGAGCTGACGCGAGGCGTCACGCAGCAGCGCGGTCGCCGTCTCCGCGTTGCCCGCGTCGCTCGCCTCGTGGAGCTTGCGGATCACGGTCTTCAGCGACGACTTGACCGACTTGTTGCGCAGACGGGCCTTCTCGTTCTGCCGGTTGCGCTTGATCTGGGACTTGATGTTCGCCACGCGACAGCCTTGTCCTGACTAGTTCGGAAAATGGTCTCAAACGAATGGTCACCGCGCGGCCGTCTCACCCGGCGATGCCGGTGCAGGAAACAACAGCGTGTCACCACACGCGAGGAACCAGATTACCAGCACGCCTCCGAGCCGCCAAAACGGCTCCGGCTCACCGGCGCAGCCACCCCCGTTTCGGCGGCTCGTCCGCGCTCCAGCCACGGCGCTCGGCGAGCCAGGCGAGCGCCTGCCCGCCGCTGAACCGCTGGTGCTGGCGGCTGTGCGGGGAGGCGCTGCTCGGACCTCCGGCCGCGCGGACCAGCCAGTACCCGGAGAGCGCGGCCAGCGCCCCGTCGACGCCCTCGTCCGGCGCGCCCCAGGCGCGCAGCACGGCGTCCGTGTCCAGGCCACTGGCGTACGCGCTGACCAGCAACGTGACCGTGTCGAACCAGGGCGCGCCCAGGCACGGCCAGGTCCAGTCGCACAGCCAGGCCCGGCCGTCCCGGTCGATCAGCACGTTGTCCAGCCGCAGGTCGCCGTGCGACATGGTGTCCCCGGCGGCCAGTCGCGGCAGGGCGCGTTCCAGCCGGGCCAGCTCGGCGAGCCGCCGCGGCGCGACGGTCCGCGCGGCGGACTCCGGCATCGGGGCCCGCCGTCCGGCGATCAGTGACCACCACGACATCTCCGCGCGCAGGATGTCCGGCAGGGCGGGCAGGCCGACGGCCAGCAGCCGTGGCGACGGGTAGGCCAGCGCGGTGGCCGCGGCGGACCAGCTGCGCAGCGTGCTGTCCAGGTCGGCCGGCGACCACGGCAGCGCCGGGACGCGGCCGTCGACCGCCTCCAGGCAGAGCACGAACCAGCCGGACGCGGTCGTCGTCCAGCGCGGGCGGGCGGCGGTCACCTCCGGCGGGAGGGCCTCGGTGATGGCGGCTTCCCGGGCGTACCACCGGGCGGTCGGGTCGCTGTCCGGTGCGGCCTTCACGAACGCGCGGGTCCCCGCCTCGGTTGTCAGCACGGCCGCGAAGGCCCGGGTGAAACCGCCGCCGGCGCTGCGCGCGGCGCGGACCGGAGAGCCGAGGCGCGCGGTGATCGCGTCCCGCACGGCCTCCGGCAGCTCGGCCCATTCCGGGCGTACGGCGGTGGAGTCGTACGGAACGTCGGGCAGGGTGATCGGCCGCATGGCTCCATCCTGCCGCCGGGGATTCTGTCGTACCGCACTGGCAGGATCCCAGGCATGCGAACCGACGATTTCTGGGCGGTCATCGACCGCGCGACCGCCTCGCGGCCGGCGTCCCCCGCCGAGGTGGCCGAGCGTGCCGTCGCCGAGCTGGCCACGCACGATCCGGAGGAGATCGTCGCCTGGGGCCGCCACCTGGACAAGGTGCTGGCGGCCTCCGGGACGGAGGATCTCTGGGCCGCCGCCTATCTGATCAACAGCGGCGCCGACGAGGCCGGCTTCGACGCGTTCCGGGGCTGGCTGATCGCCCACGGCCGCAAGGCGGTGGCCGCCGCGGTGCGTGAGCCGGACGTGCTGGCCAACGTGGTGGCGATCAAGGCGGCGGCGGAGACCGGCGCGGTGTTCGAGGCGGAGGAGGTGCTGGGCATCGCGGCCCGGGCCTACGAGCGGGCCACCGGCGAGCCGCTGCCGGCCGGGGACCGGCCACGCACCCGGCCCGCGGTGGCCGACCTGTGGGACTTCGACAACGAGGACGAGATGCGCCGCCGCCTGCCGCGGTTGTCCGCGCTGTTCCTGGAGCCACCGGACTGAGCGGCCGCCCCTGCCACGGGTGGGGATCCGTGTCGAGCGGGGGCCGGCGCGCCGGTAAGAATCACGGCATGAGTGACGACACCGGAACGATCGCCGCGGTCAGCAGCAACGACGCCTATACGTTCACGAAGCCCAATCGGGACGAGATCGTCCTGGTGGCCGGCCTGGGTGTGGCGGGGGACATCCACGCCGGGGTGACGGCGCGGCACCGCAGCCGGGTGGCCGCGGATCCGAGCCAGCCGAACCTGCGGCAGGTGCACCTGATCCAGGCTGAGCTGTTCGACGAGGTGGCGGGGAAGGGCTTCGACGTCTCGGCCGGTGGCATGGGGGAGAACGTCACGACGCGCGGGATCGACCTGCTGGCCCTGCCGCGCGGCACGGTGCTGCGCTTCGGCGCCCCGGGCGCGGCGGGCAGCGCCGGCGACGACCCCGCGCGTCCGGGCGTGGGGGCGGCCGGCGGTGTCCCGGGGGAGCCGGGCGGGGCCGGTGCGGCGGTGGACAGCGCTCCCGCCGGAGCGGGCCGCTCGGCGCCGGGCGGGGACGGGCCGGTCGCGCCGGGCGGGGACGGGCCGGTGGCGCCGGTGCTGGCGGCGGCCGCGGCGGCGACGCTGGACGAGGCGACGGCGCGGGCGGTGGCGGCGGTCACCGCCGCGGTCGAGCGGGAGCGCGACGGCGCGGCCGGCCACGACCCGCGACCCGCCGTGATCCTCGCCGGGCTGCGCAACCCGTGCGCGCAGATCAACCGGTACCGCGCCGGGCTGCTCAAGGAGGTGCTGAAGCAGGACCCGGACGGCACCGTGGTGCGCAAGGCCGGGGTGATGGGCGTCGTGCTGCGCGGTGGGGCGATTCGTCCGGGCGATCCGGTCGCCGTGGAGCTTCCGCCGGGCCCGCGGGAGCCGCTCGAACGGGTGTGATCCGACCTGCCCTCGCGGGCGTGGGACGAT is a genomic window of Actinoplanes teichomyceticus ATCC 31121 containing:
- a CDS encoding MOSC domain-containing protein, producing the protein MSDDTGTIAAVSSNDAYTFTKPNRDEIVLVAGLGVAGDIHAGVTARHRSRVAADPSQPNLRQVHLIQAELFDEVAGKGFDVSAGGMGENVTTRGIDLLALPRGTVLRFGAPGAAGSAGDDPARPGVGAAGGVPGEPGGAGAAVDSAPAGAGRSAPGGDGPVAPGGDGPVAPVLAAAAAATLDEATARAVAAVTAAVERERDGAAGHDPRPAVILAGLRNPCAQINRYRAGLLKEVLKQDPDGTVVRKAGVMGVVLRGGAIRPGDPVAVELPPGPREPLERV
- the holA gene encoding DNA polymerase III subunit delta, which codes for MSGVNAAPPPSLLLVQGDEELLAARAVTAAVEAARAADPGTDVREYEAGQLSPGEVAEMLSPSLFGGRRVLVLRNGQDARKELAAALLAYAKSPDPDVTLIVTHPGGAKGKAFADGLQKAGATVVPAMKLKNDRERTAFVRDEFRRAGGRCDEAAAAALLAAVGNDLREIAAACSQLLADTDGKVTEAVVARYYRGRAEVSGFTVADAAMVGDLPGALEALRWALHVGVDPVPIADALADGVRTVARVASAGKGNPYQLASTLGMPAWKIQRAQERSRGWTPDGLVDAMRAAADCNAAVKGGAEDRGFALERAVFAVATARRGGGAR
- a CDS encoding phosphotransferase; translation: MRPITLPDVPYDSTAVRPEWAELPEAVRDAITARLGSPVRAARSAGGGFTRAFAAVLTTEAGTRAFVKAAPDSDPTARWYAREAAITEALPPEVTAARPRWTTTASGWFVLCLEAVDGRVPALPWSPADLDSTLRSWSAAATALAYPSPRLLAVGLPALPDILRAEMSWWSLIAGRRAPMPESAARTVAPRRLAELARLERALPRLAAGDTMSHGDLRLDNVLIDRDGRAWLCDWTWPCLGAPWFDTVTLLVSAYASGLDTDAVLRAWGAPDEGVDGALAALSGYWLVRAAGGPSSASPHSRQHQRFSGGQALAWLAERRGWSADEPPKRGWLRR
- the rpsT gene encoding 30S ribosomal protein S20; amino-acid sequence: MANIKSQIKRNRQNEKARLRNKSVKSSLKTVIRKLHEASDAGNAETATALLRDASRQLDKAVSKGVIHKNQAANRKSAIAKKIASLSA
- a CDS encoding DUF4240 domain-containing protein translates to MRTDDFWAVIDRATASRPASPAEVAERAVAELATHDPEEIVAWGRHLDKVLAASGTEDLWAAAYLINSGADEAGFDAFRGWLIAHGRKAVAAAVREPDVLANVVAIKAAAETGAVFEAEEVLGIAARAYERATGEPLPAGDRPRTRPAVADLWDFDNEDEMRRRLPRLSALFLEPPD